In the genome of Lactuca sativa cultivar Salinas chromosome 3, Lsat_Salinas_v11, whole genome shotgun sequence, the window TTCATTTTGTAGAGACGTTCGCAGAACGATTTACTTTAAATAGAAGAATATTCCAGTTATCATAAAGGTGTAGATAATCACCCTTCATTGACACATCACACCCAATTTCAGTTGCTTGTCCTAAATTGATAATATTAATTCTAAGCAAGGTTGTGAAAATTGTTTGACGGTAGCTCGGTGGTCGACTGGCGTTAAGCGATTAATCGGACTAGGTGGGGATTTTAATCAGAGATTAATCGAGGATCCTAGattattaataaatttaattaaaaattcaatatatcctaaaaaaataagtatttgaaaatttaaaattgtaaaaattttagtatattattttaaaatttgaaagcttaaaattttgaaaatttaaaattttggtgtaatatttgaaaattaaaaaacttGACTGTTTTAAACATTTCCCGCCTATGACCGCCAagcccgagtttgaccgattttgaccaatTTCTGCCAAGCACCCTAATAGTAATCGGTTTAAGGCCGTCAAgcgattaatcggccgccaagGCTGATTTTTGCAACACTGGTTCTAAGTTTCGTAATGTAATACTCccttcgtcccaaaattatagtctatTTTTCCTTTTTGCGTTgttccaaaataatagtccatttctaaaaataaataacatttttaccaaaataccccctcattattacttaaccaactaagcatttaatggaacattaaatgcaaagtaaggacaaaactgtcattttattgtataaagTTAGTAGTAATTAATGCTtcgtgttttttgtctgtggacaataattttgggacagcCAAAGTATATATCAGTTAATAACTTCTGAATTCCCCCTTCACCCTCGAACAAAATAGAACATTTGTCATGTATCTCAACAAAAGAGTCATCACCAAATTTTACTCTACCTTTAATTCTTTCAATAACTTTGGTAAAGAAAGATAGATTATATGTCATATGATTACTTGCACCGTTGTCCAAGTACCGAGTATCGTTGCGTTCTTTATTCTCGAATTTTTTTGGTATGACACCTTCTTCGTTTAAGAAAATTGTCTCGTAGAGTTTTTGAACCATAAAATGATGTCAATCATCATCTTCATATTTAGATACATGCGCTTATTATTTCTTGGCTTTTCGTTCCGAACATTGTGATGCAAAGTGACCAAACTTGTCACACCTATAACATTGTCCTTTGGAGCGATCTTTTTTCTTTCCTTTTGGCTTTTCGGACTCTTTTTTATTTGAGGTTGTGGTTCAATTTTGTTGATAGGAATTGTTGTAAAGACCTTCACGCCCTCCATGTCCCCTACCACGGCTCGATTCACCACCTTGAGAAGAAGTCTCGGTTTTGTTGAACAAGAGTTTGTTTTGTTCGTTTGTTGGCTCGCTTTCTCGAATGCGTTCTTCGTAAGCTTTCAAGCGTCCGACCACGTCTTCGAATCCACCTGTCTTTAGATTTAGGACTTGTTCGGTTGAAGCAACAATATGGATAAACCTTCTTCGTAAACTTGTAAGAAATTTCTTAACAAGTTTACTTTCAGATATTTTTTCGCCAAGAGAACTAGACTTTGATGAGATGATGAATAGTTGATTTGCAAACTCATCGGTTATACTTAATTCCTTCATCTTCAAGTTATCAAATTCATTTATTAGGGTTTGTAAACGAGCTTCTTTTACCTTGCCTGCACCAAGGTGGCGAATTTTGATGGCTTCCCAATCTCTTATGTCGTACTCATCATGCCAACTTGCAAGACTAAGTCTTTGGGGATTACTTGGAATAAAACTGCAGTTGCTACATTGTTTCTCTTGACATCCGTCGTTCCTGTATCAACAACGTCCCAAACTTGGTGAACGTTGAATATTACTTTCCTACGGATTGCCCAGACAGTGTAGTTTGTCGTCGTGAGCATTGGAACATGGAACGAGAATGATGAATTCTCCTTCGTTCCTGGATCTACCGCACTTGTCATGCTTGGTGGATCATATTTCTGCTTctaactctgataccaattgaaagaAGCAAttgataaacaaataaaaattataaacacGAGAATGAAAGGAATCAACTCTTATTGCAATCCAGAAAATAACTCAAAACTTGATTACAATCTCTCCTCTCTTGCTCTCTTTGATAATTGAGACTCACATGTTCAATATCTATATATATTGGTTATAGCATCCTAGTTTCTATCTAACTAGAAGACTACTTGTCATATAAATGACTTGCTTGATCCCTAAGCAATCCGGTTTGCTTGAACCCTAAGCACCTTCTTAGAATTCCTTATTGCCAAAGGAATGTTCCTTCCCGCACCTTATCGTGTATGGAAGGGGTATTATCGAAAATTACTAATAATCGCTATTATCATTAAGTTTTTTCATAAAGGTTCTACaaactttatttatttaaaaatgaaaagatGGAACAGGAAAATATAAGCATAatgatttaaaattaaaatacccTTAGTCTAGAAAGCTTTGTAAATTTACAGATAATGGAAAAAAACTCTCACAATAGCGTGTTAGACTTTAAAATTTATTTTGCCAAAAAAACTATCCAATAACTCAATAAGCTCCTATAATGGAGGATGCTAAAATAACTTTTTGCACttttttgtatataaaaaaaatatatatgtagtGATCAGGTGGTGTGGAATTAAACATGGTAGACATTTTCACAATTTTTTCAAAACTATTGTTGCATTTGATAAATACTTAAAATCATTAAAATCTTTCACGTCATAATAAAACACAATCGCTCATCAACAATTTTACTTGAAGATGTTTTATGATAATAAGCATATTGTTATATTAACATGCAGAAAACAAAGATTTGAAAAAATTACAAAGGACTTGAGAGTAACAAGAGCATTCTCAAcaatcatggaggaaatgaaagtgATCggaactaaaaccccaaaaaaggGCGATGGCAGCAATGATGCCTTTGCCTCCACGGAGATGAATGGGCCGGAGGCTCACGGAGTCAGAAGTCCGGTGATTCTTTTCATGGGTGGTGGAATGGGTGCCGGAAAAAGCACTGTTCTCAAAGAAATTCTTAAAGAGTAAGTGATATGATGTTAGAGCTTTGTTTTGTTgggatttttttattttgtattatttcATTTATTATATATTGTTCAGTTCTCACAAAAAAAAGTGATTTACTAAAAGTATTCCAATTCACGgaaaatatatgtttattattttgttttcaaCAAAATGATaagtatatatttattattttatatcaATCAATGTTAAGTGTTAACTCTAAAGTATATGGAAAACAATGTCATTTCGGGGTTGTGGGATGGTTTGGTTTTTTTCAACAAAATTAAAATTCCACGTAAGCCAAATTATGAGAGGGTATAATTGAATctgtataaataaaaatatatatatttgatattgGAATATATTACAGAGGATTTTGGTCGGAGGCAGCAACAAATGCGGTGGTGGTGGAGGCCGATGCCTTCAAGGAGAGGGACGTAATTTACAAAGCCCTTAACTTAAAGGGCCATCACAATGACATGCTTCCAACTGCTGAATTGGTATAATCTCCCATTTATTTTCTAGTATAAACATATCGGGTCATGTCAAATTAGGAGTTGTTTTGCTAAACTTATGACTTTTCATAAGTACTGATCAACTTAATAAGTTAGAAGGGAGTTACTTATAGATTTTTGACTTATTTCCGGTATAATACCTTGATAAGTTATTTTTCAAACACTCATTTTAAGTTATAGCGGTGTGGAATTAGTaataagttaaaaaataagtttagccaaacacccccttagaacCAACAAAATTTGACACATCTCCCTAACTCAAAATTGTTGGTAGTGTTTGATATTTTCAGTTGGTTTAATTAAACTGGTCAAATCGTTTAGTCAACACCgatttaattaaataggttagGTTAGAACTGAAAACTTTAAGATGATGACAACATTTCAAcccttttatatattttttacattttGTTTAATCttgtaaaatagaaaaaaaaaatacaaaaacaaaatcttgatcttatttggaaaattaagttgtagttttgttttttttaatctaaATAGTTATTTGGGCGTTTGTAACATATAACTTGTTTAGGTTCAAACTTCTATTTCATTCAAATGTTGAAATGTAAATGGGTCAGGGTACAATCCGTTTTATCTAGGATGTCAGTTTTTTTTATCTAATATGTCAGATTGTGATCGATAATCTCAACTCGTTTAATTAAAAATGTTATATTGGTTGAAAATCACAACTCATTTAATTAAACATGTCACGATGAACCCACCTAATTGCTAGGATGTCAACCATATAGGTTTGTTCCATGATGCGGATTTATATAATTTGAACTTAACATCTATAACTGCAATATTTTATATAGGTGCATCAAATGTCCACAGACGCAGCTTCGTCAGTATTAGTAACAGCATTAAACGATGGGAGAGATGTGATCATGGATGGGACATTGGCATGGGAACCATTTTTTGAGCAAACTGTTGCTATGGTAAGAGACATTCATAATCATCGTTATCGAATGGGTATCGGCTACAAGGTCTCAGAAGATGGAACAATTAACGAAAATTATTGGGAAAAAGTcaaagatgatgatgaagaagaagaatttaTACCGAAGAATCCATATAGAATTGAGTTGGTTGGTGTGGTTTGTGATCCTTTTCTAGCTGTCACAAGAGGCATTAGGTAAGATCACAAACACTTTGCTATCTAAAGGGGGCGATTTGTTATACTGGTAACTTGAAGGGTGCTAAGTATAACCTCTCAAATCTTTGCAATAACAATAGTAAAACTTAttttatcaattttttttttgttgttaccAACTCAACAAACTAAAAGTTCAAGAAAAGTAAAActtttttataaaacttatttatgggtcttataaaaaaattatgtaaatGAATTTCATATTATTAGAATTGTGAAAAATCTCTATATAAAACCTTGTAAATTTACAAACAAAGTAAGAATACTTTGGTAAGAAAAAATatgtcaaaataatttttttgactTTCAAAAACTTATTTGCCCAAATAAGTTCCCCAATAAGCTTCATTGGGAATGCTCTCAAGATTAACTAATGCAAATGTAACCCCAAAGTGTACCTTTTTCAAACCTTCCTATTTTAAAAAGGTGTATTGTTGACTGTTTCCTTTTAAGGGGTTGACTGTTGTATTTGTAACTAGAGGGATGCAAAGTGTAACTTCCAAATACTATTGAGTATTGACTATATCAAATATTTAAAATAACCATCAATATGATAAATAGAAGTGATCCTTATTTTAATTTGTATTTTGTAACAAATACAGGAGGGCAATATCAGTGAAAAGAGCAGTGAGGGTAAATTCACaactgaaatcacacaagagaTTTGCAAATGCATTTCCAAAGTATTGCCATTTTGTGGACAGTGCAAAGCTCTATTGCACCAATGGAATTGGAGCCCCTCCAAAGGTTAGTtcatattttacttttttttattattatttttaatattcttTTTCGCAATTAAAAACAAGTTCATGATATCTTTTGGAACTCTACCATAGACCAAAATAATTcaattttataatatttaatcCTAAACAAAATGGTATAATAATTTACATTTTATGCATGAAATGTTGTATAGTATATAACTTTTAAACTTTGTTATCTAGTTTTGCAAAAGGACAAGTTTGAAGTAACAAATTTTTTTTGCCATAAGTCATTTTCCATtttaacttaatccattaatgtatacaataatatttttcatgcataatcatttatattttataaagttgtatagtataatattttaaaatataatcttctactctaataaatgaaggttttttttgccacatgtcacactctcattcaatttctCAAATGTCATTTTCTGGTTatcttaaattattttttttcatgtcattttatgatttttttttattttattaaattccacataatgaTTTAATGTAATAACTGCAAGAAATAttgtaataaatggatatcaatttcattaataaatttaccttttaatttcaaaatttccaaactAAAGCTAATtagtttgttttgtttatttatttaaattatttgtttaaatttaaaagataaaaaacattataattataataatttattatttttcttattttcttataaattcaaagttcccaatattttgacctttatatttaactttatttttttaaattaacctatataatacatgggtctcacaactatttgttatatataaaaaaatactaTGCACGAATTACCTTCCAGTATAATTGAATAGTAAGTTTTGGACAAGATTTAGAATTAATAATTTAATGATAAGTTTTGGACATGATGACACTATAACTAACTTGTATTAAGTAATTTAATCCAAACTGATAAAAATGATATTATTAATTAGATAACACCATAAGTATGTGATTTATTTCTATGCtaaattttaaattctatttaGGCATTTTACCTTTTAGTTTTTGCTTAAATTTTAGCCGATCGAATGGAAAGGTGTCGATTGCAATCTAATGGAGGATGATCCTGATCAAATTCAATGTTTGAAGTGTTTGAACATATTAAAAGACATTAATGATGAAGCAGATTCCATCAACGAGCTTTATGCAGACCCTAAAATGTTAACAAATCCGGATTCGGTATGGAATAAACTTGTCATGATACCGAAAAGAACAAATCTTCAACGTGATTTGAAAATTGTGATAGAGAGAATTGAAATGTCAAAATCATGGATTTAATGTATGAGGCGATAATGTAGATTTCCTTGTATTTTATGATGAAGATTTGTGTTTGTTTTGAATATTGCATGTTAaattcttttatttcttttttcttttttaaactgTAAAACCTCAAATTCGGAGAATAACGATACAAATTCTGTAATATTTTGTGTGATTACAATAAAGACATGATGAGTTTAACAATCATCTCTAGTCCAGTACAACGAACTAGATTAAAATCGATAATCCTATATAAAGGCAATCTTCTAGTGTACATCTAGAAACACTAAGGTTTTTAAAATTTGGATTGCGTGATTGGCTGATTGCAACATCCAATAACGCCTTTAACttgtattattttttaaattatttattttttactagCATTTAGTTAGCTTGCGTtcgttatatatatatgactGTCGTTCAGAAAAAAAGGGAAAATACGGTAAATAGACAAAAAAATGGGGGTCAATTTCAAAATTTAgtcataaaaaaaggtttttccAGATATAGACATACATTCCGCGAAGGACCCTCCGCGGACCTCCGCGGAACCATTAAATTTCCGCGGAGAGGGGGTAATTTCGTAATTTCAACCATTTTTTTATGAGAAAAACGAAGGGGTCCTCTTTCGGTCCCCACTGGTCCCCGTTCCTTTTCGTCACTCCGCATCGGGTCGCAGAGGCTTGATCGAAGACTTCAAATCCGACGACGACTTCAACTCCTGCGACGACTTCAAATCCGGCGAAATCGAGTCGCTGATCCCTTTCTGTCACCAATGGACCACGAATTCTCCGATGTTATGGCCGATGGATACGGTTCCCGGGTATTTCTCACATTCTCATCTAATTATTAATGTCGAAAATATCGAATATGATTCAAATTAGAGGAAAACCCATTTTATTACATTGAATATAAATACAGATTTAGGATTTTTAGGTTTACAAATCACAGATATGTTTTTGGGGATGATCCATTCCGCGAAGGTGGACGTCAGTCCGTAGAGGGTGTTCCGCGGAGTGATGTGTTTCCTCCGCAGAATGTTGTAATCGAACAATGCAGGCCTCCGCGGAGTGATGGTTTTTGcacaatttttatttttctgcttttaagtatgttgctatttattTCATAATggattaatattttttttcaattagtaatgttttaaatgaaataatattttttattttttttcttgtgtAGCACGAAGATCTCAATCAAAAAGCGGAGTTAACTTTGAAAGGCGTGGTGGGGACTATGATTAAAAAGTATTTTTCGCGCCTAACACAATCACAACGAGTAATATTCGAAGCTTCCCCCTTTGGAATATTCTTAGGAATGCATATCCCACATCGTGATCCATTACTTGTGCATATGATGATGTTGTAAGGTCTCAACAAATATTTGAAATGGGGAGGTTTCTGTTTGATATAGAGGGGATCCGGTTGGATTTTGGTGTAATCGAATATATTCTGATTTGTGGTTTAAAAGTTGGCCCTTATGTAGATTTACTCCATTACGAAAAGGGCCAGTCAAATTCACAGCTCCGTGCTCGGTTGTTCCCAGATATTTCTGATTCACGTTTCCGGCTGAAAGATTTAGAAGACTTGATTATGTCCCCGAATTATTTGGCACTACAAGATGAAGATGTTGTGATGCTTATCCAGCTTGTTTTTATGTTGAAGGGTCTACACGGACGGGACGTTAAAACGGGCATTCCTGCAGCAGTATACAAGCTTGCTGATAATATAGATGATTGGAACAGGTATTACATTTAAAACAGGCATTCTCGCAGTAGTATCCAATGCactaattataataaataaattgaaaattgcAGGTTTGCATGGGGTACGTATTTCTGGAGAAGGTCACTAAGTAGCTTAGGGGTGGGTAGGGACAGGATCCCCCTGATAGTTGTTGTGGTCCATTGAAATCAGTGATAAATCCAATCTAGAGTGCTTGTGTAGTATAATAAGCAATCACGGTACTAAAAATGTTGAGAATGCTGGTATCAGTGTCACTAAGGCCCAAGAATTACCAGCAAGATGTGGTCAACGTGTCAACCCGATCTCATGCATCACCTCCACCTCTAAGACTACTCTAGGTATCACGATTGGATCGATCATACATTCCCCGGCCTTTTCtatctttcttgtttctcttcagcaaacttataaacttcatgtgtgtttcaggtacaagTGATTCCCAAAGCTTAGGAAATTCCATGGTCTACTTATTGTACCCGTTGATGCTAATCGCAGTTGTATATGCGTgatctattttattttatttttttgttgcatGATTATACTAAATGTACACAGGAGGTGGTGTTGGGCAGTAGGAGGCTGCTTCGGTGGCCTCTGCTTCTTCTTTCTTACTTAAAATTGCTAGCTAAGCAGTTATCGCGGTCCAAATTTCAATAGCGGTCACATGCCGCTATTTGAAATCGCGGTTATCACGGTGGTATAGCAGTGGTATAGCGGTTTTttaatattatgtataatttatattatatatttatacaaaatttatatattagATTATTAATACTATATGGaattaaaatcataaaaaatcatataaaaacataacataatctatatataatattctaatatagttatatggaaactaaaaagtgtcaaaatgtcaTTACAGCTCAAGTCGTTCATGGTTTCTAAGTACTGAAACAAACGAGAAAGGGAAGTTGTCATTTGTTGATTTGGACTTATTAAGACAAAAAGTGTAGTGGACtggttaaaaaaataaagatttaatatTGAAATAACACACAATCGtttttttctttgtcaaagtAGCCCAATATGTACGAAATTGTAAAAGCGGGTGTAGCGTCGCTATAGCGCTGATAAGTTTCGCGGTAAATAGCGCCGCTAATAGCGCTACCGCTATTTGTAAATGCTATTTCAAAATAGTGGTTGAGTAACACCGCAAAACGCTATAGCACGCTATTGATAGCATAAATTGCTAGTGAAACAAATGGGATAAGGGAGAGAGTTGTGGTGATCAAAAACAGCAGCAACAAAGGGTTGGGGATGTGCTCTCCGGTGGTAGCAGTGAAGGGTGGGGTTGTGGCAGTTTGGTGGCAGCAAGGTGGATGCCACCTCTTCCTTCCTTTTTCTGGGCAGAAAGCCAGAAACAGATGAGAGGGAGATGTGAAGTGGTGTTTGGGGTGACGTTTTTGATCAGAAGAGGGAGGTATAAGGGTGGTTTTGGGTGGTGGGTTATGGTGGTTTCTtggttggagagagagagagagagagagagagagagagagagagagaaagagaaatgagtgggtgggtgggtgggccccttttatattaaataaataaataaatatatatattttaaataagacaaaacttcataaatgatcCCTGTAGTAGTGAAATGATCGAAATGTCCTTCATTTAACGGCTAAAACCTAACGGAGTTAACGAAAATGACCATTTGTTAAgagttttgaaaccacaaggacgatccgtgaggttttttgaacttaaggactaaacttgatattttcagataccacaggaaccatttttgaagttttgtcccAAAAAAAGTATTATCTAAGATTATCTTTGTATTGTACATGACACTTGGTTTATAAGTTTATTTCATCAAATAAATATATACCACCGTTGGATCAATAATAGGTATGCAAACATGTAAACAATTAtctaatcttttgttgaaaatcATACTTAAGTGAAAAACATATTAcattaataattatattatcttaaaaaaaataattgaaaaaaaaatattacaattGATATAAACCGATTAGTAGTGTCGGTCCTGAGAAGTTAAATATTTTCAAAGGCCCAAAACGAACAAGGAAAAAATAGCCCTTGTCGTTATTATAATTTgttctttttaaataaaaaaaaaagtaattgggCCGCAATTCCCcattcccccctcccccccccccccccccccctgccgATTAGGATTAGTTCATAATAGGATAGCTAGCAATCCAATCGTTTGTGATTTGGATCATTATTTGAATTCTAGATTATGCTTATATGTAATGTTtggacgttatatatatatatatatatatatatatatatatatatatatatatatatatatatatatatatatatatatatatatatatatatatatatatatatatatatatatatatatatagagagagagagagagagagagaactaggttcaaatgtggattgacatctattgtgtggacgtgtagataatgttattctgtgagaattacaaagaaaatatgttgtttgataatataaatacgttcaatcttatataatta includes:
- the LOC111877062 gene encoding calmodulin calcium-dependent NAD kinase, yielding MRRDGYGKLVVALFLAATTTGAVLAAIKRRRRKNSRSLKPEIVGSSHVRRVEKFSNYVARQLGFEDGTKCPELCKLTSDYVRGSKGFKDGLYVYFSNEKDVDSLCEKLEEELERCVLGYFAFNWSQTSIVINQVLSDGSDERKLKNMVLTATRKQRFEKITKDLRVTRAFSTIMEEMKVIGTKTPKKGDGSNDAFASTEMNGPEAHGVRSPVILFMGGGMGAGKSTVLKEILKEGFWSEAATNAVVVEADAFKERDVIYKALNLKGHHNDMLPTAELVHQMSTDAASSVLVTALNDGRDVIMDGTLAWEPFFEQTVAMVRDIHNHRYRMGIGYKVSEDGTINENYWEKVKDDDEEEEFIPKNPYRIELVGVVCDPFLAVTRGIRRAISVKRAVRVNSQLKSHKRFANAFPKYCHFVDSAKLYCTNGIGAPPKPIEWKGVDCNLMEDDPDQIQCLKCLNILKDINDEADSINELYADPKMLTNPDSVWNKLVMIPKRTNLQRDLKIVIERIEMSKSWI